The DNA segment GTTGAGCGAGACGTTGACGCGGCCGACGTGCCGGCGCTGCGCGCGCGCCCGCGCGACGACTTTGCCGACCAGCTCGGCGATCGCAACCACGTCCTCGTCGTGCTCTTCGGGCAGGCCCACCATAAAGTAACACTTAAGGTTTTCCACGCCCTCGCCCATCATCATCTCGGCCGCGCGCAGGATTTCGTCTTCGGTGAGATTCTTGTTGATAATCCTGCGCATCCGTTCGCTGCCGGCCTCAGGCGCGACGGTCACGCTGCGATTGCCATTGCGCGCCAGCGCCGCGGCGAGCGCAGGCGAAATGCAATCGGCTTTGAGCGACGAGGGCGAGAGCCGTCCGCCGCCGTCGGCCACCGCGCCCGCGATCTCCGCTACGCCCGGCACGCTCGCCATCTCGGCGCCTACGAGGCCGATCACGCTGCGCTCCTCAAGTCCGCGCCGGCTCTCGGCGATCAATTTGTCGGCGCGGCGGTAGCGGATCGGGCGATACATGAAGCCGGCGGCGCAGAAGCGGCATCCCCACTGGCATCCGCGGCTCGCCTCGACCAGGTACATATCGCCGAAAACCGATTCCGGGGTGAGGATCAGCGATGCGGTGGTGAAGCGGTCGAGGTCGTGGATCAACCGGCGGCTTACGCGCGGCAGCCCGGGCCCGCTGTAATCCACGCGCGCCAGGCCGCCGGCGCCGTCATAGACCGGTGTGAAGTAGTCGGGAAGATATGCGCCCTCGACCAGCGCGAGCGCGCGCATGCGCTCGGAGCCATCGAGCCCGCCGGTCTCGCGAAAGCGCGCGATGAACTCGGGCACCATCTCCTCGCCCTCGCCGATCAGAAAAAGATCGACGAAATCGGCGATCGGCTCGGGGTTGAGGAAGACCGCCGACCCGCCCGCGATTATCAGCGGATAGTTGCGCCCAGCGCGCTCGGCGCGGCTCAGCGGAATTCCCGCCATCCGCAGCATCGTGATCAGGTTCAGGTAGTCGGTCTCGAACGAGACCGAAAAGGCGATTACGTCGAAGGCTCCGAGCGGCTCGCCGCGCTCGAAGGAAACCAGCCGCTCGCCGCGCGCGCGGATGTATGCGCGCTCGTCGGGATCGGGCAGGAAGGCGCGGTCGGCGGCGACGCGCGGATCGGATTCGAAGATGTGATGAACAGCCTGGAAGCCGAGGTTCGCCATCCCGAGCCGATAGACGTTGGGATAGACGACGCAGATCCGGATGTCGCCGCCACGGCTGCGCTCGAAAAGTGCTTTTTCGCCGGCGATACGTTCGAGCGCGCGTCTTCTAAGGAACATCGATAGGGGCCCTGCGGCCCCATAGAGTTAACGCCTACCGGGCGTTCGGCTCAAGTGGGCACTTTGGCGGACCTTAGGGGACAACCCGTTCCGGGTTGCTGTAAAGGTTGAAGGTGCGGTCGCGCAGGAAGCCGACCAGCGTGATGCCAACCTCTTGCGCCAGTTCCACCGCGAGCGACGACGGCGCAGAAATTGCCGCCAGAATCGGAACGCCGGCGGCTGCCGCCTTCTGCACGATCTCGAAGCTCAGCCGGCCGCTCACCGCCATCAGCGCCACCCCAAGCGGCAGCATCCCGTTCATCAGCGCGCAGCCGACGACCTTATCGACCGCGTTGTGTCGGCCGACATCTTCGCGCAGCGCTTTAAGTTTCACTTTCCTAATCGGCGCCTCGGCGCGGCCGTTCTTGCGCGTATCTTCGGTCTGCGCGGGCGAAGGGGACGGCGCAAAGAGCGCGGCGGCGTGCAATCCACCGGTCGCGGCAAAGACCTCCTGCGCGCGGCGCATCATCGGCGCGAGTTCAAGGATCGCGCCGGCCGCGACGGTCATCCGCAAGTCGATCGGGGCGACGCGGCGTTGAATCGCCTCGATACTGGTTTTGCCGCACACGCCGCAGCTCGACGAGATCGTGAAGTTGCGCTTGAGACGCTCGCGCAGGTTCGCCGCCGGGACATTGAGGATAACGTCCACCGCGTTAGGATCTGGCGCGCCCCTGGGACCGCGCACGCGGCGAATCTCGCCCAGGTCGGCCGGCGCTTCGATAAAGCCTTCGGCGAGCAGAAAGCCGGCAACCAGTTCCTCGTCGTGGCCCGGTGTGCGCATCGTGAGCGTGAAGCGCCGCCCCGCGAGCCGGATTTCGAGCGGCTCTTCGACCGCGAGCCGCTCGTCCTCGACGGCGAAACTCCCGCCGTTAAACTTGTGCGCAGGATGACGGCGGATGCCGGCCGGCGCATCCGCGCGCGCGGCGCCCTCCGCTATCCGTTTTGCTTGGCGGGGCATTGGCCAGCCGGCGTGTCCGGCTATCCGGCCGCCTTGGCGGAAGCCTGGTTTTCTAGCATGCGAACCGCGTCGCGCGCGATGTCGTTCAGACCTTCGCCGCCGTGGCTTGCGAGGTGTGCGGCGATTTCGCGGCGCATCCGCGGATCCCAGAAACTCCGCAGATGCTGCGCGGTCGCGGTTACGGCTTCATTGCGATCGGGATCGGAGGTCTTGAAGAAATCGGCGATCTGATTGGCCATCGTGACCAGGTGGTGAAGGTCCATCGCCGCGCGTCCCTCAAATCGCCGGGCTGCGAGCCAGCGTCAGCGTCCCGCCGCCGGATGCGGGTCGGCGCCCTGTCCTTCCGTGCCTGTGCCTGCCGCGCGCCGCGCGCCCGGCTCGGCGGCCGGCATCACCTGCACGGCGGTCACCTTGTATTCGGGGCAATTCGTCGCCCAGTCCGAGTTCTCGGTGGTGACGATATTGGTGCCGGAGGATTGGTAGTGGAACGTCGTATAGACGACGCCGGGCGGCACGCGTTCGGTGACTTGCGCGCGAAGCGTGGTTTCGCCGGCGCGGCTGCTGACCCTGACCCACGCGCCGTCGCGGACACCGCGCTCCTCGGCGTCGTGCGGATGGATTTCGAGCAGGTCCTCGTGATGCCACGCGGTGTTGGCGGTGCGCCGGGTCTGCGTGCCGACGTTGTACTGGGAGAGGATGCGGCCGGTCGTGAGGATGAGCGGGAAGCGCGGCCCGACCTTCTCGTCGGTCGGGATGTATTCGGTCACCACGAAGCGGCCCTTGCCGCGGACGAACTGCCCGACGTGCATCACCGGCGTCCCCTCCGGCGCCTTGTCGTTGCACGGCCATTGCACGGAACCCAGGCGATCGAGCTTTTCGTAGCTGACGCCGGAAAAGGTCGGGGTGAGGCGCGCGATCTCGTCCATGATTTCCGACGGATGGACGTAGCGCATCGGGTAGCCGAACGCGGCCGAAAGCTCGCAGGTGATTTCCCAGTCGGCCTTGCCGGCGAGCGGTGGCATTACCTTGCGCACGCGCGAGATGCGCCGCTCGGAATTGGTGAAGGTCCCGTCCTTTTCGAGGAACGACGAGCCGGGCAGGAAAACGTGCGCGTATTTCGCGGTCTCGTTGAAGAAGATGTCCTGCACGATCACGCAATCCATCGCGCTGAGCGCCGCGGTCACGTGATGCGTGTTGGGGTCGGATTGCGCGATGTCCTCGCCCTGCACGTAGAGCCCGCGAAAGCTGCCGTCGAGCGCCGCGTCGAACATGTTGGGGATGCGCAGGCCCGGCTCCGGATCGAGCCTGACGCCCCATGCGGCCTCGAAGCTCGCGCGCATCGCGGTATCCGAGATGTGGCGATAGCCGGTCAGTTCGTGCGGGAACGATCCCATGTCGCACGAGCCCTGCACGTTGTTCTGCCCGCGCAGCGGATTGACGCCGACGCCTGCGCGTCCGAGATTCCCGGTCGCCATCGCCAGGTTCGCCATCCCCAGCACCATCGTGCTGCCCTGGCTATGCTCGGTCACGCCGAGGCCATAGTAGATTACGGCGTTGCCGCCGGTGGCGTAGAGGCGCGCCGCCGCGCGAATTTTTTCCGCTGGCACGCCGGTGACTTTGGCCGCCGCCGCGGGAGAATTGCGCTCCTCGAGAATGAATTTCTTCCACAATTCGTACGCGGGCCATTCGCAGCGCTCGCGCACGAAATCTTCTTTCGCGAGCCCCTCGCTCAGCACCACGTGCGCGAACGCGTTGATCAGCGCGACGTTGGTGCCCGGCAGGAGCGGCAGATGATACGTCGCCTCGACATGCGGTGCGCGCACGAGATCGATCGTGCGCGGGTCGGCGACGATCAGCTTCGCGCCCTGGCGCAGCCGCCGCTTCATCAGCGAGGCGAACACCGGATGGCCGTCGGTCGGGTTGCAGCCGATGACCAGGATAACGTCGGCCTCGAGCACCGAGTCGAAGTCCTGCGTGCCGGCCGAGGTCCCGAGCGTCGTCTTGAGCCCATAGCCGGTGGGCGAATGGCATACGCGTGCGCAGGTGTCGACGTTGTTGTTGCCGAAAGCCGCGCGCACCATCTTCTGCACCAGGTAGGTTTCCTCGTTGGTGCAGCGCGAAGAGGTGATGCCGCCGATCGAACCGGGGCCGTACTTCGCGCGAATCTCCTTGAGCCGCCGTGCCGCGTGACCGATCGCTTCGTCCCACGACACCGTGCGCCACGGGTCACTCGTCCTCTCGCGCACCATCGGCGTCAGCACGCGGTCCGGATGCGTCGCGTAGCCCCACGCGAAGCGGCCCTTGACGCACGAATGGCCGTGATTCGGCATCCCGTCCTTGTTCGGCAGCATGCGCACGACCTGGTCGCCCTTCACTTCGGCCTTGAACGAGCATCCGACGCCGCAATAGCCGCAGGTGGTGGTGACGGCGCGCTCGGCGACGCCCTTCTCGAGCATCGACTTCTCGACCAGCGCATCGGTCGGGCAAGCCTGCACGCAAGCCCCGCACGAGACGCACTCGGATTCGAAGAACGGCTGATGCTGGCTCGGCGAGACGGCGGAATTGAAGCCGCGCCCTTCGATCGTCAGCGCGAAGGTGCCCTGAACCTCCTCGCACGCGCGCACGCATCGCGAGCACACGATGCAGCGCGCGGGATCGAACGCGAAATAGGGATTGGAGGCGTCGCGCGCGGCGTCGAGATGATTCCTGCCCTCGAAACCGTAGCGGACTTCGCTCAGCCCCACCGCGTCGGCCATCGCATGCAACTCGCAGTTGCCGTTGCCGGCGCACGACGCGCGGTCGGCAGGATGGTCCGACATGTAGAGTTCCATCACGCCGCGCCGCAGCCGCTCGAGCATCTCGGACTTCGTCCGCACCTTCATCCCGGATTCGACCGGCGTGGTGCACGAAGCGGGATAGCCATTGCGCCCTTCGACCTGGACAAGGCAGAGGCGGCATGAGCCGAACCGCTCAAGCGAATCGGTGGCGCAGAGCTTGGGTATCGCAACGTCGGCG comes from the Candidatus Binataceae bacterium genome and includes:
- a CDS encoding radical SAM protein gives rise to the protein MFLRRRALERIAGEKALFERSRGGDIRICVVYPNVYRLGMANLGFQAVHHIFESDPRVAADRAFLPDPDERAYIRARGERLVSFERGEPLGAFDVIAFSVSFETDYLNLITMLRMAGIPLSRAERAGRNYPLIIAGGSAVFLNPEPIADFVDLFLIGEGEEMVPEFIARFRETGGLDGSERMRALALVEGAYLPDYFTPVYDGAGGLARVDYSGPGLPRVSRRLIHDLDRFTTASLILTPESVFGDMYLVEASRGCQWGCRFCAAGFMYRPIRYRRADKLIAESRRGLEERSVIGLVGAEMASVPGVAEIAGAVADGGGRLSPSSLKADCISPALAAALARNGNRSVTVAPEAGSERMRRIINKNLTEDEILRAAEMMMGEGVENLKCYFMVGLPEEHDEDVVAIAELVGKVVARARAQRRHVGRVNVSLNPFVPKPWTPFQWDAMREPQELKRKVALVRSHLMRLDVGVELDAESPREAYFQTLVSRGDRRVGAILARLSAEHRELPGEIWQGLKAVKREAAAGDNGLVDPDFFVTREYARNELLPWDFIDHHIEKWFLASERKKAHHERQTRPCDVTTCRVCGAC
- the fdhF gene encoding formate dehydrogenase subunit alpha, which encodes MLSKTDRDYGTPLKTSARLVTLEVDGREVSVPEGTSVLRAAALADVAIPKLCATDSLERFGSCRLCLVQVEGRNGYPASCTTPVESGMKVRTKSEMLERLRRGVMELYMSDHPADRASCAGNGNCELHAMADAVGLSEVRYGFEGRNHLDAARDASNPYFAFDPARCIVCSRCVRACEEVQGTFALTIEGRGFNSAVSPSQHQPFFESECVSCGACVQACPTDALVEKSMLEKGVAERAVTTTCGYCGVGCSFKAEVKGDQVVRMLPNKDGMPNHGHSCVKGRFAWGYATHPDRVLTPMVRERTSDPWRTVSWDEAIGHAARRLKEIRAKYGPGSIGGITSSRCTNEETYLVQKMVRAAFGNNNVDTCARVCHSPTGYGLKTTLGTSAGTQDFDSVLEADVILVIGCNPTDGHPVFASLMKRRLRQGAKLIVADPRTIDLVRAPHVEATYHLPLLPGTNVALINAFAHVVLSEGLAKEDFVRERCEWPAYELWKKFILEERNSPAAAAKVTGVPAEKIRAAARLYATGGNAVIYYGLGVTEHSQGSTMVLGMANLAMATGNLGRAGVGVNPLRGQNNVQGSCDMGSFPHELTGYRHISDTAMRASFEAAWGVRLDPEPGLRIPNMFDAALDGSFRGLYVQGEDIAQSDPNTHHVTAALSAMDCVIVQDIFFNETAKYAHVFLPGSSFLEKDGTFTNSERRISRVRKVMPPLAGKADWEITCELSAAFGYPMRYVHPSEIMDEIARLTPTFSGVSYEKLDRLGSVQWPCNDKAPEGTPVMHVGQFVRGKGRFVVTEYIPTDEKVGPRFPLILTTGRILSQYNVGTQTRRTANTAWHHEDLLEIHPHDAEERGVRDGAWVRVSSRAGETTLRAQVTERVPPGVVYTTFHYQSSGTNIVTTENSDWATNCPEYKVTAVQVMPAAEPGARRAAGTGTEGQGADPHPAAGR
- a CDS encoding formate dehydrogenase accessory sulfurtransferase FdhD; protein product: MPRQAKRIAEGAARADAPAGIRRHPAHKFNGGSFAVEDERLAVEEPLEIRLAGRRFTLTMRTPGHDEELVAGFLLAEGFIEAPADLGEIRRVRGPRGAPDPNAVDVILNVPAANLRERLKRNFTISSSCGVCGKTSIEAIQRRVAPIDLRMTVAAGAILELAPMMRRAQEVFAATGGLHAAALFAPSPSPAQTEDTRKNGRAEAPIRKVKLKALREDVGRHNAVDKVVGCALMNGMLPLGVALMAVSGRLSFEIVQKAAAAGVPILAAISAPSSLAVELAQEVGITLVGFLRDRTFNLYSNPERVVP
- a CDS encoding formate dehydrogenase subunit delta, whose translation is MDLHHLVTMANQIADFFKTSDPDRNEAVTATAQHLRSFWDPRMRREIAAHLASHGGEGLNDIARDAVRMLENQASAKAAG